One window of the Pempheris klunzingeri isolate RE-2024b chromosome 10, fPemKlu1.hap1, whole genome shotgun sequence genome contains the following:
- the LOC139208698 gene encoding CD209 antigen-like protein C — translation MEETYENVECDNLKVSPNQRGPRSSNRRFHGAAVLCLGLLSASLLAALVGLTVHYLVSARGSAAEPSTANMTEHLWACERKCSSLTEEGDQLKARIKEVTEELHRLQSSSKEEKTCPAGWTMFSGVCYLLSEWSSSWDKGRQDCRGRGADLVVIGSTEELRFLYGFTEIRAWIGLTDSDEEGIWKWIDGTEALMTHWSPKQPDNGGGDPQWGEEDCAHINAYLFAWNDLSCQTSLHWICEKMA, via the exons ATGGAGGAAACCTATGAAAATGTTGAATGTGACAACTTAAAGGTGTCTCCGAatcagagag GTCCCAGGAGCTCAAACAGGAGGTTTCAtggagctgctgttctctgtctgGGGCTGCTGAGTGCCTCCCTGCTGGCCGCCCTCGTCGGCCTCACTGTCCACT ACCTCGTGTCAGCACGAGGTTCAGCAGCAGAACCGTCCACAGCCAACATGACTGAGCATCTCTGGGCCTGCGAACGCAAGTGCTCCTCCCTGACTGAGGAGGGAGACCAGCTGAAGGCCCGGATCAAAGAAGTGACTGAGGAGCTGCACAGACTTCAGAGCTCCTCCAAAGAGG AGAAAACCTGTCCTGCGGGATGGACGATGTTCAGTGGTGTCTGTTATCTCCTCTCTGAGTGGTCCAGCTCCTGGGACAAAGGCAGACAGGACTGCCGAGGCAGAGGAGCAGATCTGGTGGTGATAGGCAGCACTGAGGAGctg AGGTTTCTCTATGGGTTCACTGAGATAAGGGCTTGGATTGGTTTGACCGACAGCGATGAGGAGGGGATCTGGAAATGGATCGATGGAACTGAAGCACTTATGAC GCACTGGTCGCCCAAGCAGCCCGATAACGGTGGTGGAGATCCTCAGTGGGGCGAAGAGGACTGTGCACATATTAATGCTTACCTCTTCGCGTGGAACGACCTGTCATGTCAAACTTCATTGCACTGGATCTGTGAGAAAATGGCTTAA